From a region of the Synechococcus sp. RS9916 genome:
- a CDS encoding cysteine desulfurase family protein, with protein MLPSPSQPLTRRSSPVALDFQATTPCAPEVLEAMEPWWQQHWGNPSSRQHRLGLTAAAAVSDARERLAACLKVDPIQVVFTSGATEANNLALLGHARAMAEQTGHRGHLISVSSEHHAVLDPLQQLRREGFRLTLLEPGRDGLLKPAQLEEALQPDTLLVSVMAANNEIGVLQPLKELAAICQAHGVRLHSDAAQAFGHLPFHPTSLGVELASLSGHKLYGPKGIGALVMREGLPLQPLVFGGGQEQSLRPGTLPVPLIVGLARAAELALSDQEDRRIRLESLRNRLWQELQDQVGDVQLNGALEPRLPHNLNITVEGVNGNRLQQALRSRLLCSSGSACSAGTPSHVLQAIGRSQEQANASLRLSLGRPTQRDDIDAAIELISEVVGQMRQNA; from the coding sequence ATGCTGCCAAGCCCTTCCCAGCCCCTGACGCGGCGCTCCAGTCCAGTGGCGCTTGACTTTCAAGCCACCACCCCCTGCGCCCCAGAGGTGCTTGAAGCGATGGAACCGTGGTGGCAGCAGCACTGGGGCAACCCCTCGAGCCGCCAGCACCGGCTGGGGCTCACAGCAGCAGCAGCCGTGAGTGATGCCCGTGAGCGCCTTGCCGCCTGCCTCAAGGTGGATCCCATCCAGGTGGTGTTCACCAGCGGCGCCACGGAAGCCAACAACCTGGCCCTGCTGGGCCATGCCCGAGCGATGGCGGAGCAAACAGGCCATCGCGGGCACCTGATCAGCGTCAGCAGCGAACACCATGCCGTGCTCGATCCTCTGCAGCAGCTGCGGCGGGAAGGGTTCCGATTGACCCTGCTGGAGCCCGGTCGTGATGGCCTGCTGAAGCCAGCGCAACTGGAGGAGGCCCTGCAACCCGACACGCTGCTGGTGAGCGTGATGGCCGCCAACAATGAAATCGGCGTGCTGCAACCCCTGAAGGAACTGGCCGCCATCTGCCAGGCCCATGGAGTCCGCCTGCACAGTGACGCGGCACAGGCCTTCGGGCACCTGCCCTTCCACCCCACCTCCCTGGGGGTGGAGCTCGCCAGCCTCAGTGGCCACAAGCTCTATGGCCCCAAGGGCATTGGTGCCTTGGTGATGCGTGAAGGGCTGCCGCTGCAACCGCTGGTGTTTGGCGGTGGACAAGAGCAAAGCCTGCGTCCGGGCACCTTGCCAGTGCCGCTGATCGTGGGTTTGGCCAGGGCTGCAGAACTCGCGCTCAGCGATCAGGAGGACCGCCGGATCCGGCTGGAAAGCTTGCGCAACCGCCTGTGGCAAGAACTTCAGGACCAGGTGGGCGATGTGCAACTCAATGGCGCCCTGGAACCACGGCTGCCGCACAACCTCAACATCACCGTGGAGGGGGTGAATGGAAACCGACTGCAGCAAGCCTTGCGCTCCCGCTTGCTGTGCAGCAGCGGCTCGGCGTGCAGTGCAGGCACGCCCTCCCACGTGCTGCAGGCGATCGGACGCAGCCAGGAGCAGGCCAACGCCTCACTGCGGCTCAGCCTCGGACGCCCCACCCAACGCGACGACATCGACGCGGCGATTGAGCTGATCAGCGAGGTGGTGGGGCAAATGCGACAGAACGCCTGA
- the rsmH gene encoding 16S rRNA (cytosine(1402)-N(4))-methyltransferase RsmH gives MPDQPSHFPEAFAHVPVLAEPLLEALAASPESPWEKGLFIDATLGGAGHSALLLDRYPQLRLIGLDQDPTARSAAQVRLEPYGDRAEIVATNFADYQPEAPADLVLADLGVSSPQLDVAARGFSFRLDGPLDMRMNPQGGGETAAELIERLEEEPLADLIYAYGEERLSRRIARRIKADLKENGGYAGTADLAYAVAGCYPPKARRGRIHPATRTFQALRIAVNDELGVLDRLLQQAPDWLNPGGVLAIISFHSLEDRRVKTAFLQDDRLARITRKPLVAAEAEEAANPRSRSAKLRLARRLPGN, from the coding sequence ATGCCCGATCAGCCTTCGCACTTCCCAGAAGCGTTCGCTCACGTGCCGGTCTTGGCCGAACCGCTTCTGGAGGCTTTGGCTGCGAGTCCTGAATCTCCCTGGGAAAAGGGTCTCTTCATCGACGCAACCTTGGGCGGGGCGGGACACAGTGCCCTGCTGCTGGATCGTTACCCGCAGTTGCGCTTGATCGGCCTCGATCAGGACCCCACTGCCCGCTCTGCGGCCCAGGTGCGCCTTGAGCCCTATGGCGATCGGGCCGAGATTGTGGCCACGAACTTCGCTGATTACCAACCGGAGGCACCTGCGGATCTGGTCTTGGCGGATTTAGGGGTGAGCAGCCCGCAGTTGGATGTGGCAGCCAGGGGCTTCAGCTTTCGCTTGGATGGCCCCCTCGACATGCGCATGAATCCGCAGGGAGGAGGCGAAACAGCCGCCGAGCTGATCGAGCGCCTCGAGGAGGAGCCGTTGGCGGATTTGATCTATGCCTATGGCGAAGAGCGGCTTTCCCGCCGCATCGCCCGGCGAATCAAAGCCGATCTCAAAGAGAACGGCGGCTACGCCGGCACGGCCGATCTGGCTTATGCGGTGGCGGGTTGCTACCCACCCAAGGCGCGGCGCGGTCGTATTCATCCTGCAACGCGCACCTTCCAGGCGCTGCGGATTGCCGTGAACGATGAGCTGGGGGTGCTGGATCGGTTGCTGCAGCAGGCCCCCGACTGGCTCAATCCCGGAGGCGTTCTCGCGATCATCAGCTTCCATTCCCTCGAAGATCGCCGTGTGAAAACGGCGTTCCTGCAAGACGATCGACTGGCGCGGATCACGCGCAAACCCCTGGTGGCGGCAGAAGCGGAGGAAGCGGCAAATCCCCGCAGTCGCAGCGCCAAGTTGCGGTTGGCCCGTCGCCTGCCGGGAAACTGA